Proteins encoded together in one Planctomyces sp. SH-PL14 window:
- a CDS encoding phenylacetate--CoA ligase family protein, whose translation MDSLPASRTAIERVQLNKLRMLLRALWQRNPFWTARLQVAGVTPEITSLADFRRLPFTTKQELVDDQNTHAPYGTNLTFPLPQYVRLHQTSGTTGRPMRWLDTQDSWDWFMRCWSQIYTAAGVERDAVVAFPFSFGPFIGFWAAFDGAVRRGYRCLPLGGLATETRLDVIVENRATVVCCTPTYALRMTDVAEQRGMDLRKASVRRFIFAGEPGACLEPIRDRIHDVWGARVFDHWGMTDIGSLGIEHECEPGVLRILESECIGEIVHPETGEPIPAGELGELVITNLGRHGQPVLRYRTGDLVRAATTPAPDGAETLRLPGGILGRTDDMVVIRGNNVFPSSIDAVMRSIPDVIEYRATVKTVRAMPHLVLEVEPRTAEVAAALASVVQRAFRERLGFQTEVALAEMNSLPRFELKARRFHRV comes from the coding sequence ATGGATTCGCTTCCCGCCTCCCGCACTGCGATCGAACGCGTTCAGCTCAACAAACTCCGCATGCTGCTGCGCGCCCTCTGGCAGCGCAACCCCTTCTGGACAGCGCGGCTCCAGGTCGCCGGCGTCACTCCGGAAATCACCAGCCTCGCCGACTTCCGCCGCCTCCCGTTCACGACGAAGCAGGAACTCGTCGACGACCAGAACACCCACGCCCCCTACGGCACCAACCTGACGTTCCCGCTCCCGCAGTACGTCCGCCTCCACCAGACCTCCGGCACGACCGGTCGCCCCATGCGGTGGCTCGACACCCAGGACAGCTGGGACTGGTTCATGCGGTGCTGGAGCCAGATCTACACCGCCGCCGGCGTCGAACGCGACGCCGTCGTCGCCTTCCCGTTCTCCTTCGGCCCGTTCATCGGCTTCTGGGCCGCCTTCGATGGCGCCGTCCGCCGCGGCTACCGCTGCCTCCCCCTCGGCGGGCTGGCGACCGAGACGCGGCTCGACGTGATCGTCGAGAACCGCGCCACCGTCGTCTGCTGCACCCCGACCTACGCCCTCCGGATGACCGACGTCGCCGAGCAGCGGGGGATGGACCTCCGCAAGGCCTCGGTCCGACGGTTCATCTTCGCCGGCGAACCGGGGGCGTGCCTGGAGCCGATCCGCGATCGGATTCACGACGTCTGGGGAGCCCGGGTCTTCGACCACTGGGGGATGACCGACATCGGCTCGCTCGGGATCGAGCACGAGTGCGAACCGGGTGTGCTGCGGATCCTGGAGTCCGAGTGCATCGGCGAGATCGTCCATCCCGAGACCGGCGAGCCGATCCCGGCGGGTGAACTGGGCGAGCTCGTGATCACGAACCTCGGCCGCCACGGCCAGCCGGTACTGCGCTACCGGACTGGCGACCTCGTCCGGGCCGCCACGACGCCCGCTCCCGATGGGGCTGAGACGCTACGGTTGCCCGGAGGGATCCTCGGCCGGACCGACGACATGGTCGTGATCCGCGGGAACAACGTCTTTCCGTCGAGCATCGATGCGGTGATGCGGTCGATTCCCGACGTGATTGAGTACCGGGCGACGGTGAAGACGGTGCGGGCGATGCCGCATCTCGTCCTCGAAGTCGAGCCCCGCACGGCAGAGGTCGCGGCCGCGCTGGCCAGCGT